A genomic stretch from Malus domestica chromosome 15, GDT2T_hap1 includes:
- the LOC103424784 gene encoding formin-like protein 18 isoform X2, which produces MALLRKLFYRKPPDGFFEICERVYVFDCCFTTDAWKEENYKVYIGGIVGQLQDHLPDASFLVFNFHDGVAQSQMASILSEYDMTIMDYPRHFEGCPVLTLELIHHFLRSSESWLSLGQNNVLLMHCERGGWPVLAFMLSALLIYHKQYSGEQRTLDMVYRQAPSELLHLLSPLNPIPSQLRYLQYVTRRNVALEWPPLDRALTLECVIFRFVPNFDGQGGCRPIFRIYGQDPFLANDKTPKVLFSTPKKGKPIRAYKQVECELVKIDINCHIQGDVVVECISLHDDLEREEMMFRVMFNTAFIRSNILMLNRDEIDMLWDAKEQFPKDFRVEILFSEMDAVTSIILGGMSCFEDKEGLPMEAFAQVQEIFNYVDWLDPKSDATLNVLQAASNIIQEKLNSDSPRSTGNDSQETSPGKTPKKKNLLFSDDMQSVASPRQSQDTSVSKQQAKPQDIPATPQPSNQGDSVSQHIPQPSHSTTMGAFAQVQEIFNHATSHMQSPDSTVSKQEAKPSKTALQPPDKHDSVSQKMPQPSKSTPMEAKSQDIHTALQPTNKRDAVSQKIPQPSQSTLMDTKPQDIHTATKQEAKPQDVCSAIKQEANPQDIHAAIQAPNKCDSVSQQRPEPSQSTPMEEAKPQDNPTVKKQEAKPQDIPTAKKQEAKPQDIPSAKKQEAKPQDIPTAKKQEAKPQDIPTVKKQEAKPQDIPTTLQPSDKLNSVSQKLPQPSQSSPMEAFSQVQEIFSHAASPVQYPDTTMSKQEGKPQDIHAVEVRSAPVAPLTPPPPPPPPPSKSTCAKTTLPSPPKPQLLPPDVLVSKPEDPSLSEETKNYSSDGAQQSTTSHPAASGMPTSSTISGKVLPKAPPTPRSEVSSSTRPPPTPSTPPPPPPTPPLKENLVDGSRPPPPPPPPLHSGQAGGTTISSPVPPPPTAPTSSAKHGAPSAPPPPPPIGKGGSKPGNPPPPPISSPGGAKGRLLRTISSKNNNSKKLKPLHWLKLSRAVQGSLWAEAQKSDEEAKAPEIDMSELETLFSVAAPAQDKGRKSAAHGSVAPKSEKVQLIDHRRAYNCEIMLSKVKVPLNELMDSVLALEDTALDVDQVENLIKFCPTKEEMELLKGYTGEKEKLGKCEQFLLELMKVPRVESKLRVFSFKIQFSSQVSDLRNSLNVVNSAAEEIRNSGKLKRIMQTILSLGNALNQGTARGSAIGFRLDSLLKLIETRARNNKMTLMHYLCKVLVDQLPEVLDFSKDLGNLEPASRIQLKFLAEEMQALSKGLEKVVQELSTSENDGPISEKFRKILKEFLRFAEGEVRTLASLYSTVGRNVDALILYFGEDPAKCPFEQDRPSSFIVFVVCLVGGLHSSDRFNRGLPF; this is translated from the exons ATGGCGTTGCTGCGCAAACTGTTCTATCGGAAGCCGCCTGATGGATTCTTCGAGATCTGCGAGCGAGTTTACG TTTTTGATTGCTGCTTCACTACCGATGCGTGGAAGGAAGAAAACTATAAGGTTTACATAGGTGGGATAGTTGGTCAACTCCAAGATCACTTGCCAGATGCTTCATTCTTGGTGTTCAATTTCCATGATGGTGTGGCACAAAGCCAGATGGCCAGCATTTTGTCCGAGTATGATATGACCATTATGGATTACCCGCGGCACTTTGAAGGTTGTCCGGTGCTCACACTAGAGCTGATCCATCACTTTCTGAGATCAAGTGAAAGTTGGTTATCGCTCGGACAGAATAATGTGCTGTTGATGCACTGCGAACGTGGAGGTTGGCCTGTTTTGGCTTTCATGCTGTCTGCACTCTTGATTTACCATAAACAATATAGTGGCGAGCAGAGGACGTTGGACATGGTTTACAGGCAGGCTCCTTCTGAGCTTTTGCATTTGTTATCACCGCTAAATCCAATCCCTTCTCAACTGAGGTATCTCCAGTATGTGACGAGGAGAAATGTAGCCTTGGAATGGCCTCCTCTGGATCGAGCGCTTACCTTGGAGTGCGTCATTTTCAGATTTGTTCCTAACTTTGATGGGCAGGGTGGTTGCCGTCCTATTTTCCGCATATATGGACAGGACCCTTTTCTTGCTAATGATAAAACTCCAAAAGTCTTATTCTCAACCCCAAAGAAAGGAAAACCCATACGGGCTTACAAGCAG GTAGAATGTGAACTGGTTAAAATTGACATTAATTGCCATATTCAAGGTGATGTTGTGGTCGAATGTATTAGCCTACATGATGACTTGGAACGTGAGGAGATGATGTTCCGTGTCATGTTCAATACGGCTTTTATTAGGTCTAACATTTTGATGCTCAACCGTGATGAAATTGACATGCTGTGGGATGCTAAGGAACAATTTCCAAAGGACTTCAGAGTAGAG ATCCTTTTTTCAGAGATGGATGCTGTCACATCCATCATCCTGGGTGGCATGTCATGCTTTGAGGACAAGGAGGGCCTTCCGATGGAAGCATTTGCTCAAGTTCAAGAGATCTTTAACTACGTGGATTGGTTAGACCCCAAGTCAGATGCCACACTTAATGTGCTACAAGCAGCATCAAATATTATCCAAGAAAAATTAAACAGTGATTCTCCACGGAGTACTGGGAACGACTCGCAGGAAACAAGTCCAGGAAAGACCCCGAAGAAAAAGAACCTTCTCTTCTCTGATGACATGCAATCTGTGGCCTCACCGAGGCAATCTCAAGATACCAGTGTGAGTAAACAGCAAGCTAAACCCCAAGACATCCCAGCTACACCTCAGCCATCCAATCAAGGTGATTCAGTATCCCAGCATATTCCCCAACCTTCTCATTCAACCACAATGGGAGCATTTGCTCAAGTTCAAGAGATCTTTAACCATGCCACCTCACATATGCAGTCCCCAGATTCCACTGTGAGTAAACAGGAAGCTAAACCTTCAAAGACTGCACTTCAGCCACCCGATAAACATGATTCTGTGAGCCAGAAGATGCCCCAACCTTCTAAGTCAACCCCAATGGAAGCTAAATCTCAAGACATTCATACTGCACTTCAGCCAACCAATAAGCGGGATGCAGTGAGCCAGAAGATACCCCAACCTTCTCAGTCAACCCTGATGGACACTAAACCTCAAGACATCCATACTGCGACTAAACAAGAAGCCAAACCTCAAGATGTTTGTAGTGCGATTAAACAGGAAGCGAACCCTCAAGACATTCATGCTGCAATTCAGGCACCCAATAAATGTGATTCAGTGAGCCAGCAGAGGCCCGAACCTTCTCAGTCAACACCAATGGAAGAAGCTAAACCTCAAGACAATCCTACTGTGAAGAAACAGGAAGCTAAACCTCAAGACATTCCTACTGCGAAGAAACAGGAAGCTAAACCTCAAGACATTCCTTCTGCGAAGAAACAGGAAGCTAAACCTCAAGACATTCCTACGGCCAAGAAACAGGAAGCTAAACCTCAAGACATTCCTACTGTGAAGAAACAGGAAGCTAAACCTCAGGACATTCCTACTACACTTCAGCCATCCGATAAACTCAATTCGGTAAGCCAGAAGCTGCCGCAACCTTCTCAGTCATCCCCGATGGAAGCATTCAGTCAAGTTCAAGAGATCTTTAGCCATGCAGCCTCACCTGTGCAGTATCCAGATACCACTATGAGTAAACAGGAAGGTAAACCTCAAGATATTCATGCTGTGGAAGTTAGAAGTGCTCCAGTTGCACCATTaacacctccacctccacctccaccgcCACCTTCCAAGAGTACTTGTGCTAAAACAACTCTTCCTTCTCCTCCCAAACCGCAACTTCTGCCGCCTGATGTTTTAGTTTCAAAACCTGAAGACCCATCACTTTCTGAAGAGACTAAAAACTATTCATCGGATGGAGCCCAACAATCAACCACTAGTCATCCAGCTGCCTCTGGGATGCCAACCTCAAGTACCATTTCTGGCAAGGTGTTACCTAAAGCACCACCCACTCCGCGTTCTGAGGTTTCTTCATCAACCCGGCCTCCTCCAACTCCTTCAACTCCCCCACCACCTCCTCCAACACCGCCTTTGAAAGAGAACCTTGTTGACGGCTCCAGACCTCCGCcgcctccacctcctcctcttcaCTCAGGGCAAGCTGGAGGCACTACAATCTCATCCCCAGTTCCACCACCACCTACTGCTCCCACTTCTTCCGCCAAACATGGAGCTCCTTCTGCccctcctcctccacctcctATTGGTAAAGGAGGTTCTAAGCCGGGTAACCCTCCCCCACCACCTATTAGTTCCCCTGGTGGTGCGAAAGGACGCCTACTACGTACCATAagttcaaaaaataataattcaaaaaaaCTGAAGCCGTTGCACTGGTTAAAATTATCAAGAGCGGTTCAGGGAAGCTTATGGGCTGAGGCACAAAAATCTGATGAAGAGGCCAA GGCTCCTGAGATTGACATGTCAGAGCTTGAGACTCTTTTCTCAGTGGCCGCTCCGGCCCAGGATAAGGGTAGGAAGTCAGCTGCACATGGTTCGGTTGCCCCTAAATCTGAAAAAGTACAACTG ATTGACCACAGGCGAGCGTACAACTGTGAAATCATGCTTTCAAAGGTGAAGGTTCCGTTGAACGAGTTAATG GATTCGGTACTTGCCCTGGAAGATACAGCATTAGATGTTGACCAGGTAGAGAACCTCATAAAGTTTTGCCCAACAAAAGAGGAGATGGAACTACTTAAG GGCTACACTGGAGAAAAGGAGAAGTTAGGAAAATGTGAACAG TTCCTCTTAGAGTTGATGAAAGTACCTCGAGTAGAATCTAAGCTCAGAGTTTTCTCATTCAAAATACAGTTCTCTTCCCAG GTCTCTGATCTTAGAAATAGCCTGAATGTAGTGAACTCTGCAGCAGAAGAG ATCAGGAATTCtggcaaattgaaaagaatcaTGCAGACGATTCTTTCATTAGGAAACGCTTTGAACCAGGGGACAGCTCGGG GCTCTGCTATTGGATTTAGGTTGGATAGCCTTCTTAAACTGATTGAGACTCGCGCACGGAACAACAAGATGACTCTCATGCACTATCTTTGTAAG GTACTCGTTGACCAACTACCGGAGGTTCTAGATTTCTCTAAAGACCTGGGCAACTTAGAACCTGCATCAAGG ATACAATTGAAATTTTTGGCGGAGGAAATGCAAGCTCTAAGTAAAGGATTGGAGAAAGTTGTACAGGAATTATCCACCTCTGAAAATGACGGTCCTATATCAGAAAAATTCCGTAAG ATTCTAAAGGAGTTCCTCCGATTCGCTGAAGGTGAAGTGAGGACTTTGGCCTCACTGTATTCTACCGTA GGTAGAAATGTAGACGCATTGATCCTTTATTTCGGAGAAGATCCCGCTAAGTGCCCTTTTGAACAAG ACCGACCATCTTCCTTCATAGTGTTTGTGGTTTGCTTAGTCGGCGGTTTACACAGCTCTGATCGGTTTAATCGCGGGCTACCTTTCTAA
- the LOC103424784 gene encoding formin-like protein 18 isoform X1, with translation MALLRKLFYRKPPDGFFEICERVYVFDCCFTTDAWKEENYKVYIGGIVGQLQDHLPDASFLVFNFHDGVAQSQMASILSEYDMTIMDYPRHFEGCPVLTLELIHHFLRSSESWLSLGQNNVLLMHCERGGWPVLAFMLSALLIYHKQYSGEQRTLDMVYRQAPSELLHLLSPLNPIPSQLRYLQYVTRRNVALEWPPLDRALTLECVIFRFVPNFDGQGGCRPIFRIYGQDPFLANDKTPKVLFSTPKKGKPIRAYKQVECELVKIDINCHIQGDVVVECISLHDDLEREEMMFRVMFNTAFIRSNILMLNRDEIDMLWDAKEQFPKDFRVEILFSEMDAVTSIILGGMSCFEDKEGLPMEAFAQVQEIFNYVDWLDPKSDATLNVLQAASNIIQEKLNSDSPRSTGNDSQETSPGKTPKKKNLLFSDDMQSVASPRQSQDTSVSKQQAKPQDIPATPQPSNQGDSVSQHIPQPSHSTTMGAFAQVQEIFNHATSHMQSPDSTVSKQEAKPSKTALQPPDKHDSVSQKMPQPSKSTPMEAKSQDIHTALQPTNKRDAVSQKIPQPSQSTLMDTKPQDIHTATKQEAKPQDVCSAIKQEANPQDIHAAIQAPNKCDSVSQQRPEPSQSTPMEEAKPQDNPTVKKQEAKPQDIPTAKKQEAKPQDIPSAKKQEAKPQDIPTAKKQEAKPQDIPTVKKQEAKPQDIPTTLQPSDKLNSVSQKLPQPSQSSPMEAFSQVQEIFSHAASPVQYPDTTMSKQEGKPQDIHAVEVRSAPVAPLTPPPPPPPPPSKSTCAKTTLPSPPKPQLLPPDVLVSKPEDPSLSEETKNYSSDGAQQSTTSHPAASGMPTSSTISGKVLPKAPPTPRSEVSSSTRPPPTPSTPPPPPPTPPLKENLVDGSRPPPPPPPPLHSGQAGGTTISSPVPPPPTAPTSSAKHGAPSAPPPPPPIGKGGSKPGNPPPPPISSPGGAKGRLLRTISSKNNNSKKLKPLHWLKLSRAVQGSLWAEAQKSDEEAKAPEIDMSELETLFSVAAPAQDKGRKSAAHGSVAPKSEKVQLIDHRRAYNCEIMLSKVKVPLNELMDSVLALEDTALDVDQVENLIKFCPTKEEMELLKGYTGEKEKLGKCEQFLLELMKVPRVESKLRVFSFKIQFSSQVSDLRNSLNVVNSAAEEIRNSGKLKRIMQTILSLGNALNQGTARGSAIGFRLDSLLKLIETRARNNKMTLMHYLCKVLVDQLPEVLDFSKDLGNLEPASRIQLKFLAEEMQALSKGLEKVVQELSTSENDGPISEKFRKILKEFLRFAEGEVRTLASLYSTVGRNVDALILYFGEDPAKCPFEQVVTTLLNFVRMFNKAHDENCKQSENEMKKAAESEKLKMGASKESERLLRTPIQSSNVK, from the exons ATGGCGTTGCTGCGCAAACTGTTCTATCGGAAGCCGCCTGATGGATTCTTCGAGATCTGCGAGCGAGTTTACG TTTTTGATTGCTGCTTCACTACCGATGCGTGGAAGGAAGAAAACTATAAGGTTTACATAGGTGGGATAGTTGGTCAACTCCAAGATCACTTGCCAGATGCTTCATTCTTGGTGTTCAATTTCCATGATGGTGTGGCACAAAGCCAGATGGCCAGCATTTTGTCCGAGTATGATATGACCATTATGGATTACCCGCGGCACTTTGAAGGTTGTCCGGTGCTCACACTAGAGCTGATCCATCACTTTCTGAGATCAAGTGAAAGTTGGTTATCGCTCGGACAGAATAATGTGCTGTTGATGCACTGCGAACGTGGAGGTTGGCCTGTTTTGGCTTTCATGCTGTCTGCACTCTTGATTTACCATAAACAATATAGTGGCGAGCAGAGGACGTTGGACATGGTTTACAGGCAGGCTCCTTCTGAGCTTTTGCATTTGTTATCACCGCTAAATCCAATCCCTTCTCAACTGAGGTATCTCCAGTATGTGACGAGGAGAAATGTAGCCTTGGAATGGCCTCCTCTGGATCGAGCGCTTACCTTGGAGTGCGTCATTTTCAGATTTGTTCCTAACTTTGATGGGCAGGGTGGTTGCCGTCCTATTTTCCGCATATATGGACAGGACCCTTTTCTTGCTAATGATAAAACTCCAAAAGTCTTATTCTCAACCCCAAAGAAAGGAAAACCCATACGGGCTTACAAGCAG GTAGAATGTGAACTGGTTAAAATTGACATTAATTGCCATATTCAAGGTGATGTTGTGGTCGAATGTATTAGCCTACATGATGACTTGGAACGTGAGGAGATGATGTTCCGTGTCATGTTCAATACGGCTTTTATTAGGTCTAACATTTTGATGCTCAACCGTGATGAAATTGACATGCTGTGGGATGCTAAGGAACAATTTCCAAAGGACTTCAGAGTAGAG ATCCTTTTTTCAGAGATGGATGCTGTCACATCCATCATCCTGGGTGGCATGTCATGCTTTGAGGACAAGGAGGGCCTTCCGATGGAAGCATTTGCTCAAGTTCAAGAGATCTTTAACTACGTGGATTGGTTAGACCCCAAGTCAGATGCCACACTTAATGTGCTACAAGCAGCATCAAATATTATCCAAGAAAAATTAAACAGTGATTCTCCACGGAGTACTGGGAACGACTCGCAGGAAACAAGTCCAGGAAAGACCCCGAAGAAAAAGAACCTTCTCTTCTCTGATGACATGCAATCTGTGGCCTCACCGAGGCAATCTCAAGATACCAGTGTGAGTAAACAGCAAGCTAAACCCCAAGACATCCCAGCTACACCTCAGCCATCCAATCAAGGTGATTCAGTATCCCAGCATATTCCCCAACCTTCTCATTCAACCACAATGGGAGCATTTGCTCAAGTTCAAGAGATCTTTAACCATGCCACCTCACATATGCAGTCCCCAGATTCCACTGTGAGTAAACAGGAAGCTAAACCTTCAAAGACTGCACTTCAGCCACCCGATAAACATGATTCTGTGAGCCAGAAGATGCCCCAACCTTCTAAGTCAACCCCAATGGAAGCTAAATCTCAAGACATTCATACTGCACTTCAGCCAACCAATAAGCGGGATGCAGTGAGCCAGAAGATACCCCAACCTTCTCAGTCAACCCTGATGGACACTAAACCTCAAGACATCCATACTGCGACTAAACAAGAAGCCAAACCTCAAGATGTTTGTAGTGCGATTAAACAGGAAGCGAACCCTCAAGACATTCATGCTGCAATTCAGGCACCCAATAAATGTGATTCAGTGAGCCAGCAGAGGCCCGAACCTTCTCAGTCAACACCAATGGAAGAAGCTAAACCTCAAGACAATCCTACTGTGAAGAAACAGGAAGCTAAACCTCAAGACATTCCTACTGCGAAGAAACAGGAAGCTAAACCTCAAGACATTCCTTCTGCGAAGAAACAGGAAGCTAAACCTCAAGACATTCCTACGGCCAAGAAACAGGAAGCTAAACCTCAAGACATTCCTACTGTGAAGAAACAGGAAGCTAAACCTCAGGACATTCCTACTACACTTCAGCCATCCGATAAACTCAATTCGGTAAGCCAGAAGCTGCCGCAACCTTCTCAGTCATCCCCGATGGAAGCATTCAGTCAAGTTCAAGAGATCTTTAGCCATGCAGCCTCACCTGTGCAGTATCCAGATACCACTATGAGTAAACAGGAAGGTAAACCTCAAGATATTCATGCTGTGGAAGTTAGAAGTGCTCCAGTTGCACCATTaacacctccacctccacctccaccgcCACCTTCCAAGAGTACTTGTGCTAAAACAACTCTTCCTTCTCCTCCCAAACCGCAACTTCTGCCGCCTGATGTTTTAGTTTCAAAACCTGAAGACCCATCACTTTCTGAAGAGACTAAAAACTATTCATCGGATGGAGCCCAACAATCAACCACTAGTCATCCAGCTGCCTCTGGGATGCCAACCTCAAGTACCATTTCTGGCAAGGTGTTACCTAAAGCACCACCCACTCCGCGTTCTGAGGTTTCTTCATCAACCCGGCCTCCTCCAACTCCTTCAACTCCCCCACCACCTCCTCCAACACCGCCTTTGAAAGAGAACCTTGTTGACGGCTCCAGACCTCCGCcgcctccacctcctcctcttcaCTCAGGGCAAGCTGGAGGCACTACAATCTCATCCCCAGTTCCACCACCACCTACTGCTCCCACTTCTTCCGCCAAACATGGAGCTCCTTCTGCccctcctcctccacctcctATTGGTAAAGGAGGTTCTAAGCCGGGTAACCCTCCCCCACCACCTATTAGTTCCCCTGGTGGTGCGAAAGGACGCCTACTACGTACCATAagttcaaaaaataataattcaaaaaaaCTGAAGCCGTTGCACTGGTTAAAATTATCAAGAGCGGTTCAGGGAAGCTTATGGGCTGAGGCACAAAAATCTGATGAAGAGGCCAA GGCTCCTGAGATTGACATGTCAGAGCTTGAGACTCTTTTCTCAGTGGCCGCTCCGGCCCAGGATAAGGGTAGGAAGTCAGCTGCACATGGTTCGGTTGCCCCTAAATCTGAAAAAGTACAACTG ATTGACCACAGGCGAGCGTACAACTGTGAAATCATGCTTTCAAAGGTGAAGGTTCCGTTGAACGAGTTAATG GATTCGGTACTTGCCCTGGAAGATACAGCATTAGATGTTGACCAGGTAGAGAACCTCATAAAGTTTTGCCCAACAAAAGAGGAGATGGAACTACTTAAG GGCTACACTGGAGAAAAGGAGAAGTTAGGAAAATGTGAACAG TTCCTCTTAGAGTTGATGAAAGTACCTCGAGTAGAATCTAAGCTCAGAGTTTTCTCATTCAAAATACAGTTCTCTTCCCAG GTCTCTGATCTTAGAAATAGCCTGAATGTAGTGAACTCTGCAGCAGAAGAG ATCAGGAATTCtggcaaattgaaaagaatcaTGCAGACGATTCTTTCATTAGGAAACGCTTTGAACCAGGGGACAGCTCGGG GCTCTGCTATTGGATTTAGGTTGGATAGCCTTCTTAAACTGATTGAGACTCGCGCACGGAACAACAAGATGACTCTCATGCACTATCTTTGTAAG GTACTCGTTGACCAACTACCGGAGGTTCTAGATTTCTCTAAAGACCTGGGCAACTTAGAACCTGCATCAAGG ATACAATTGAAATTTTTGGCGGAGGAAATGCAAGCTCTAAGTAAAGGATTGGAGAAAGTTGTACAGGAATTATCCACCTCTGAAAATGACGGTCCTATATCAGAAAAATTCCGTAAG ATTCTAAAGGAGTTCCTCCGATTCGCTGAAGGTGAAGTGAGGACTTTGGCCTCACTGTATTCTACCGTA GGTAGAAATGTAGACGCATTGATCCTTTATTTCGGAGAAGATCCCGCTAAGTGCCCTTTTGAACAAG TTGTTACAACCTtgctcaactttgtcagaatgTTCAACAAAGCCCATGATGAAAACTGCAAGCAAAGTGAGAACGAAATGAAGAAAGCGGCAGAAAGTGAGAAGCTTAAGATGGGCGCTTCGAAGGAATCCGAACGATTGTTGCGTACTCCGATCCAGAGCAGCAACGTCAAATGA